AACTAATGAAGATGAAAATTTAGAAGGACCAGAGGAAAGCTATTTGGATAAAGAAGAGATTCAATCTGTCACTCAAGATCGTGAAACTCCACAAGAAGAAAATAGTGATGTAGATTTGTCATCTCAAGAAGAGACAGGAGTATCAAGAGACGATGATCAACCCCAAACTAGTGCCTATAGGGAAAATCTGGAAGAATCAAGATGTTTAGACGAAGGAGAAGTTAAATCTGTCATTCAAGACTACGACAGCCCACAGAAAGAAAATTTTGAAATTTCAGAAGATATATCACAAGCGAATGATCAATCATCAACTGCAGAGGATTGTATTAATTCAGAGCAATTGAGTGTAGATGACAAATTGGAAAACAATGAAGAAGGAGCTCAAAAATTATTACAAAATAATGATCAAACGATAATTAATGAAAAAAGTAGCAGTGGGCAAAAGAAAGGTATCACTACAAAAGAAAAGCTCGATGAGTTAAAGGAAGGTCAAAATAAGAGAAAAGAGATTGAGGCTAGGATAAAATAGAACAGATAAAAAAGCAGCAGGACGATAATAGGGGTGAAAGTTAATAAAAGCAGTATTTAATAATAGATTGTATTTGAAATCATCTAACAAAAAACTAAGTTGAAATATAATCTTTCCTAAACTGAATGATAAACCTCAATAATAGAGTTACCAACAAGAAGAAGAAATGTTGATGCATTAGAGGTAACTTTTGATGGTATGCGAGCAATGTTCAATGGGGTTCAAATCAGGAGAATATGGAGGAAGATAGAGTAAATTGCCTTTTCAATTAATTCTCTTGTTTTAGCGATTTTATTGCATTATCGATAACTACAGTTGTATTAACAGGCAGCTCCGGTAGTGTTCTAACCATGTATTAAATACTTCTTTATCACAACCTTCAGTAAAGGTCAGAGGTGCAACAAATCTTCTTCCATCCTATTATGTTCTCGTCTTTTGCCAGTGCATGTATTTTCTCTCCTCTTGTCCATATTCTCTATATAATCTTTCATCTATATATACGATTGGTCTATTTTGGCAATTTTTTCGATAAATCTTTTTCATCTCTTGATAAATTTTTTTTAATGTGATTTTTAGCTGTTGTACCAAATTGCGCTTATTCCGAACCAATTTCATCTCTGCCAGCTGGATGCTTTTTTACATATTCTTCTAGGGGTCTATTTTTCGATGAAATTACCATTTTTTGCTGGTTTTAACCAACAGCTTTCTTTTTTAGCCATCTGTATAGTATTGCTATTCCAACAGCTCCACAACCTCAGCCTTTGATTCCCCTTTTTTAACTAAAGATAATCTCTTAAATCTACACTGTATGCCATTTTCCCTCTTCTAAAATTGTTCATTATACCTTTATCATTTACTTTGGAAAGTACTATACATAAATGAAGTATATTCTTTTTACATTTATCTTCAATAAACGGGTTTGCATTAAATTCCTCAATTAGTTTAAGACAAATATTAGTCTCACCATTTGCGCAACACCACATTAAGGCAAAAAGAATTTTCTACTTTATCAATATTGAAGTTTTTACTATTTGATAAACATTGTAGTATATCATTGAGTTCTTTGTTTCAAGCACGACTCACATGCATACATATTAACATAAATAGTGTTAAACCTGAACCATTAGTCAACAAAGAGTTAGCATCATTTATCTTATTTAATTCAAAAAATTCTTTTATATCCTTTAAGGTAACGTTCCAATAATTAACATCAAAATAAGTTCCACTAACATCATCATGTACTATTTTAAAGCTGGACTTCCCTTTTTTCATTCTTTCAATTGCAAGGTATTCTTCAGAATCTTGAAAATTTATGTTTTTAGTGGGCATTTTATTTTCCTAGACACTCTTAATTTACATCAACATGCTAATCTATGGTAATTATCTAAACATTGAAAACTTGGCCTTATAATAAAATTTGCAGGAAATGGAGCTTTTGAGACTTGCTTAAATTTCTGTGATAACTTCAGCCTTGCATTTTCAGTGATTTAGTATTGGTACAGTTTATTCCCACATCCCCCTCTAATCACTTAGTATATTAATTTAATTATTTTATTAAAACATAATTTATTGTTCAATAACTCAGCTTGTAAGAAAAAGAATAGGATGTAGAAAAAGTAACGAAAAAATAATTTATATTATCCTCCAACTTGTGGGCCACTTACCTCAATATTCATATTTGAAGATATTACTATTTTTTCCAATTGAGTTGTTATCTCCTCTTGATGTTGAGCCTCTACATGACTATTAGCATTTTTATTGATAGATTTACTACTTACCTTTTTTTCAGATTTAGTATTAACTTCATCGATATTTCTTTCAGCTAATTTTTCAACTAGATCTTCAAAACACTTTTTAACAAGAGGCATCATAATTAGAACTAATAATTTACGTGGATCATAGCATTTTAATAAGTCGGTTTCTCTTTTTACTCTATGTTTTGGATCCTCTTCAAGCAAGTTTGTTATCTGTTTTTCAGCATATATCTCACAGCTTTTAGAGAATATAGGTATTAACACTTCAGTAATAAGTAAAGTCGATAATGATAGAACACCAAATATCACTATACCAACGTCAAAACCATTAGAGACAAAAAAACTTCTTGCTAGTAAATAAGCAAAAAAAACTGGCATAGGATAAAAAACAAAAAACTTATAGCATAACATAATACAATTCTTTCTCATGATATAGCTATCAGTAGAAATGTAATGATCTGCATATTTTTCATTTACATAATGCTTATCTATCAAAGCTAATATCGATCCACCCACATAAGCTGAGAGGAATAATGATAAAAGTAAATATTGTATAGTACTACTGCTAGTAGTTAGCCAAGCAGGAGGTTTAATACAATATATCATCTCAGCTAAGACAAGAAGAAATAAAATACATATTTTTGCTTTTGAGGCATTAGAAAGTAGGTGATTTTTACGCTCTAAAAACTTTGGTATTAGTACAGCCTTATCTTCTCTAATCAAACTTTGTTTTCTTAGTAATGGAAAGATGTATTTCAGTAAAGACATGCTAGGTGTTAACAAAAGCTTCTCTAAATATGCAAAAGCGAAACTACGACTATAAGACACTCCTGGCCTTGAATCTTTTACTCTACCTATTAATGAAAAATCTGTAGCATATTCTCTATAATATTTATCATCTTTTTTAAACGTCCAATTTTGTTCATGTGATCTAACATTTTCTATTAACTTTTCAAAGTATTCATACTGATTATGAGATGAAATATCCTTCTTTTTTAGCGTAAGATACAATTGTTCAAAGCTTTTTCCTACTACTTCTTCTTGAGTAATATTAAATTTTTCAAATAACTTTCTTCTATAATGAAATTCTTCTGCAGTTAAGTGACCATTACTTTCAGCATTAATATCAATTTTAACGCAAGGATTGCCTAACTCTAAGGGTTCAATATATTTTTTAAGTTCTTGATAAGATTTATGGATTTGATTAAATCTATCTGTACTTCCACCTTTATCAGGATGGGCCACTAGTATTAATTTTTTATGCTGTTTTTTAAGAAATTGACTAAGCTCTTGATAATCCTTATCAACTACTTTATCACTTGCTACTTCTAATATACGGAATAAATCAATACCATTATTAAATTCTTGCTGAGTAAGAGTAAAATGGTTAGCTATAATTTCCCCCTGCCAAAATATAAGCATTAATGATAAATTAAGTATGTTTCTTATGCAAAGATAAAGTTATGTTCAATCAGTTATCTAAGGAGAGAAAGTTGCCTTCAAAGTCGAACTTGATAATTCCCCGTCACCTAGCTTCTTTCTGATTTGATTGAGTGGGTTTGATTTCAAAATACTCATATCAGAGGCAAGGGTGCCACTCAATATATATATCGCTATGGATTACAAAATCCTGCTAGATTGTTTACAGGGTTTTAGAGAGCCTAAATGACTTGCTTTGTCTCGTAGTTGGAAGTGCAAGCTGAATCAAGCGTTGATGTTAATTTTATAGCATGTTATAATAATTTTTTAGGGGGAATTACATGACTTGGGATATTAGTGCGCCCGGAGATTTAATTACTATTGATTCAGTAAATAACACTTGGTATCAAAGGTTATATTTACAAGCTGAAAAATTTTATCGTTATGGCATACAAGCTAATGTAACTGTAAAGTTACAAGATAACAGCGATAACTCTGCTCCTTTATTCAATTATTATTGCTCTTCTGAAAGTAATTTTCCTTCACTTGGCTCAGATAGCCTTTTGAATTTGGAAGATGCTCTAAAAGATGAATCTCAAAAGATAGGTAGCACTACTATAGATGAGGAGTCAGATCAGGAGAGCTTTGTATTTTTAGATTACGAGGAAAAAGACATTGTCGAGCTTTATGAAGCTGCTGTAAACTTACCCTATTGGCAGATGAAAATAGCACTTATTAACATGATGGATATAAATGCAAAGATTTCTGCTGAAGAGGCA
This sequence is a window from Candidatus Mesenet endosymbiont of Phosphuga atrata. Protein-coding genes within it:
- a CDS encoding J domain-containing protein; amino-acid sequence: MLIFWQGEIIANHFTLTQQEFNNGIDLFRILEVASDKVVDKDYQELSQFLKKQHKKLILVAHPDKGGSTDRFNQIHKSYQELKKYIEPLELGNPCVKIDINAESNGHLTAEEFHYRRKLFEKFNITQEEVVGKSFEQLYLTLKKKDISSHNQYEYFEKLIENVRSHEQNWTFKKDDKYYREYATDFSLIGRVKDSRPGVSYSRSFAFAYLEKLLLTPSMSLLKYIFPLLRKQSLIREDKAVLIPKFLERKNHLLSNASKAKICILFLLVLAEMIYCIKPPAWLTTSSSTIQYLLLSLFLSAYVGGSILALIDKHYVNEKYADHYISTDSYIMRKNCIMLCYKFFVFYPMPVFFAYLLARSFFVSNGFDVGIVIFGVLSLSTLLITEVLIPIFSKSCEIYAEKQITNLLEEDPKHRVKRETDLLKCYDPRKLLVLIMMPLVKKCFEDLVEKLAERNIDEVNTKSEKKVSSKSINKNANSHVEAQHQEEITTQLEKIVISSNMNIEVSGPQVGG